The genomic window GGAATATTCCGCCGTTTCCTCGGAAAGCAACCTCTTGCCGGTCGGGACGGTGCCGATCGCCGGTACAGTCGGGGCCATGTCCCCGGCTCCTACGAGTGCCCATGTTTGGGTCCATATGGGAGAACCGCCGAACGGGAAGGACCTGTGGGTTTCCGTGCGGGTGATCTGGCTGTTCAAGCCGTCCTTGGCCTCGATCCAGCCGAATCCAAGCGAGCTTTCGTTGTAACGGTCGTAACGCAGGTCGCCATAGCGCTGGTATCTCACGCGTCTGCCATTCCTGCCGTCCGGCTCGGAATACGAGGAAACGACGAGGCGCGAGTCGATCACTCGGGACTGTCCGGCGGGCAGCGCTGAGTCGCCCTTTTCATAGACGCGGTGGTTGTCGAATCCGGCGATCGGCGTAGGGTCGTTCAACCGCTTGTAATCCACCTTCAATTCCGAGGTGAGACCATCCGTGACGGAGATCAGGACCTCCGGGCGGCAGTTGTTGTACCAGACCTGCGGCGTGCCGCCCAGCAGTCCGGTGATGAGGTCCGGGAAACCGTCGCCATTGACGTCCTGGAGCCTGCAATGGCGCTTGCGGTCCTTGCGCTCGCTTTCGGAAGTGTAGATGCGTGGGACGGAAGAGGGCACGCCCCAGGTTTCCTTCGCTTTCCAACCATCGCCCGTGTTCAGGAAGGCGAGGTTGTCGCTGCCACTGGTTTCCGGATTGTTCTCGTCCGAATAAAGCACGTCCACCAGCCCGTCGCCGTTGAGGTCCGCCATCTCGAAGCCGTGGGGAATGCGCCAGTTGCTGTTGTCCATGTCGCTCTCGAAATGGAGCGGGTAAGGGAACCGGTAGCTGCTCAACTGCGCGTATGCGTCGCCGCCCGGATCCGTTTCCGAGTCCCACGCGCGTGTTCCCCGGTTCATCCATGCCCGGGCGTCGAACCCATCCTTGTTCTCGCACGAACGCAACATGTCGGTCAGGCCGTCGCCGTTGAGATCCACCAGCAGCGCGTCGGAAGGATTGTCGTTCGAGAGGACGAGGCCGGTAGGGAGATCCTTGAGGTGGGAGGTGGTCGCCGCGGTCCAGAAGTAGGAACCGCTGCTCATCAGGAAATGATTGCGCCTCACCAGGGTTCCGCTCTCGTACCGCGACTGCGCGATCTCGGGGATCCCGTCGCCGTCGAGATCGAGAATCCTCCGTCCCACATCCTTGCCATCCTCCATCAGCGGCACCGGAAGGTAGCGTTTGTTGTCGCGGGTCCACCCGGGTCCCGCCTTGCCGTTGTTGATGAACGCGAAGCTTTCTCCGAGGTCATCATTGGAATCCGGATCAAGCAACTGGGTGCCGGTGGCCAGGTCGTAGAGGCGGCCCCTGTCCGTCGTGTGCACGACCAGGTCCTGATAACCGTCGGAATTCAGGTCCACCCACTGGAAATGCTCGTCCCGTTTCGATCCGCCGTCGGGGGCGGACGAGGAGGTGTTGTCCATGTAGAACGGGAGCTTCCATCCGGTCTTTTCAATCCATGCGGTGCCGTCGAAGGAATAGAACGTGTATTCGTTTTTCAGGTAGCTCTCGTCCGAACTTGTCTTGAGATTCACCGAGCCCATGAGATCGAGATCTCCATCGCCGTCGATGTCCGTGGGTTGCGCCAGCAGGTGGTGCTTTTCATTGTAGTCATAGCCATCTCCATCGTCATGGCGCGTGCCCAGCGGCAGGTATCCCGGCGGACGGTTGCCTTCTCCCACCACGAACCCGTCGCCCGTGTTCCGGTAAACCCTGCCATAGGTCTTGGCTGTCAGGGAATCATCCGGATTCCTCAGATAGTCGACCACCCGCCAGTCCGCCAGATCCGGCAGGCCGTCCGAGTCCAGGTCCAGCGAGGTGACTCCAAGATCCTCACCATCCTCGTTCGTGAAGCGGGGCAGCTGGGTGTCCGTCTCGAACGCGACCGCAGCCACGTTCGCCGGCGTCTGTGAGCCGGAACGGTAGATCTTCACATTCCGGAACGCCACGGAATCCACGCCGTTGTCGACGTCATTGTCCACGCACATCAGCACGAGGTATTTCTTCACGCCGGTGACTCCGTCAGCGCCTGGCGTCAGCGTGATGGTTTTCCAATTCTCGCTGGAATTGTAGGTTCTGGACTGCCCGTTGCCGGGGAAGTTGACGCCGTCCGCCATCTTGACCGTGGAGCCGTCGCCGCCGATCCTGCAGAAGGCGGCAGCATCCGAACTCTGGTAGGTGGCGTCCCCATCAAGCCCGATGAAGGCACCGGTATCCAGCCCGCCGGAACTCACCTCGAAAGTGATGCGGGTGTCAGGGTAGATCGTGGTATCCGGTATCTTGTAGGCCCTCGCCGCGTCTCCGGCAAGCCTGATGGAGGTATTCCCATCATAGGTCGAGACCATGGAATTCACCTCGTCGCTCGCGTCAAGGCCGTCGCTGTAGGTCGGGACACTCGTGGCACCGGGATTCTTCCAGAGCGGATCGGAGTCCTGCAGGCCGTCATAGACGAACCGGGTGGGCTCCACCCATCTGCCGCCGTTCATGAACTTCATCACGTTTGTCAGCATCGACCTGCGGCTCTGATCGGAAACCTCGTATTCCAGAACATAGTCGTGGTTGACGTATCCTCCCGTCTTCACCCTGATCTTCGCCAGCCGCAGGGTCATGCGCGAACCGGAGTAGGCGCTGAACGAACGGCTGATGTCCGGACGGTCCTCGTAAGTGAAATCGATGCTGCAGTAAGGAGCGAGGCCGTTCGCGTTCCCCGTATATTTGATCGTCGACACACGGTGGTCGGTGAAATCGAAATTCGCCGAAAGCGGATCATCGCGCAGGTAGTCCACCGTGTAATAGTTGCCAAGCGTGTCCGACACCTTGTCCACACACCACGCCACCGGTCCGCTTCCCAACGACAGCTTCGAGTTCGTCGTCGCACCCAAGGTGACGATCAGGCCCGCCTTCGTCTCCATTTTCCAGGAGCTTGGCCCGGCCCCGACCGCGGTGATGCGGGCGAACGAATCGATCTCCGTGCGATACACCGATCCCGCGGCACCATAGACGCCCTCCACACAAATCAGGCGCTCGCCGTCGAGGAAGAAACGGTCCTTCGTGCCGCCGTCGCCCTGTACGTCGAAATTCATCGGATCATAAAAGCCGTCCTTCGCCACCGAAGACGGCCCGCGGGTGATCCGTTGGAGGCCGCCGAGGCTCCAGCCCACCCCCATCACGCCGTTGCCCGCGCCGCTCGAATAGCTCAGGCTGAGCTTTGGCTCCATGCCCGCCGTGCCCTTCGGAATATCGATCGGGATCGAATAATTCGCCGAGCCGTCGGCACCGACCGAAAGGGATCCCTTGAGAGCCGTCACCGGCCTGTGGGGAGCCTCCTCCTCAAGGGTGAGCCCGGGAATGGTTCCCAGTCCCGGAGGTGGAGCGCTGGCGTATCCCTCGCTTCCGACACCCAAAGACCTAAGATACAGGTTATAAAACGAATCCGACGTTCCGGGCTTGATCGAATTCCGGTCATAAAGATTGGGATTCGATCCATTTCCCACCTCCCAAAGGTCCGTCATGCCGTCCCCGTCGCTGTCGATGTTGAGCAGGTGCTCGAACCGCAGGGAAAACACCGCCTTGAGCTGGCCGATGGTCGCGATCGCCTTGTTCTTGTCGTCCCCGCTCGCGAGGCTCCATGGCAGGTAATGGTTCTCCGCCCCTGCGGCGGTATCCTTGGTCCCGTTCAACTGCAACTGGCCCAGCTCCGAAGGCGAGGCGCTTTCCTTGTCCAACCACGCGGGGGCCACCTGGTTCAGCCGGGTGTAGAACGGCGTCGCCAGAGCCTTCAACTGCCCCACCAGCAGCACGGAATTCTGCTTGTCCCGCCATTCCTGTGTGATGGGGGACGGGACGGCCAGATCGACGATCCCCGAGAGATCCGCCCGGATCGCGGTGGCGGTCCCCGGCGCGGTCGCTTCCAAAGCCTTCAACGCCTGCGACACCATCCACTTCGCCTGGCCGATGTTGGCGAGGCCGTAGTTGACCGGCGCGCCCATACCTGGATCGACCACCAATGTATCGCTGTCGCTCCACCAGTCCGGCTGCACGACCCGCCATTGGGAAGGCACGGCCGCATAAACCTGGTTGAGGAGGAAAGCGAAGTTCAAAAAGACGGCAAGAGCCTTCTTCGGAAGGGAAACATGATCAGACATAATTCTGCAGGAAAACGAAAAATTAAAAAACGACGGCCCACGACGGGCCTGAGCCGCCTCATTCACACACAAGGGTCTTGGACGGAACCCTGTCAGTTGCCGTAAGCGCCCATGGAGATGTCCCCTTGGGCCTTTGTCACCATGACATCTCCGGCTTTTGTAACGCGGAACGCCGTGGATTGGGTGGTGGAGCTGCCGTTTCCGACCACGAACAAATCACCGGAAACCATGGGTGCGTTCCAAACGCCAACCGCCACGGAATTGTTCTGTGTCGCGCTCAGCCCGCTGCCCAAGGCGCTGCCATAGGCACCCGTGACCGTGTTTGAAACACCAAGGGCGACGCCATAATCGCCGGAAACGTTGTTGAATCCTCCCATGATGTAACCGTGGGCGTTGCTGATGTTGTTGTCGGTTCCGATTATCCCGCTGGATTTGACATCAACCGTTGTTCCCGGCCTCTTGGCAACATTGTTGGTACCAGAAACAAGCGACGCGGTCGCGTCGACGGTATTCGCGGTGCCGCTGATGATGGTTCCCAATCGGTCGGATCGGTCCGGATCGTCGCTCACCAGGTGATTGCTGCCGACGATCACGGAGCCCCGGGACTTTCCGGAACTGCCCGATCCTACCACTATGATCGCGCCGTTGGGACTCGTGAGCGCGGTGGATCCCACGACGATATCCTCGCTGCTTGGCGGACTCCAGGCCACCAGCGCCAATAACAGGGCAACAGCGGAAACGACGGCGAAAGGTTTGTTGATTTTCATAATGATCTGGAAAATGTCTTTGGGCTGAATTGTTTTCACTCTTCGAGGAAATAGCGGCACGAGGCGCGGTGCGCCAGCACCTGCGCGGCCCGGTCATCTTCGAGATCGGGAGTTGCGGCGGCGGCCTCGATGGCTGCCTCGACTTCCTCGACGGTCGCCTTGATGATCCATCCGGAGCGGTAAAGCTCCGCGATTTCCGCCTCACGCTCGGGATCCTCAGTGACGTCCAGCAACGCGGGCATGTGAAGCCGCGTCCGGATCTCCGAGGCAGCCTGCTCCATTTCCGCGACGATTTCGGCGCTTGTTCCGGACACCACTGGTTCATCCTGGGAGGCCTCGGAGGATTCGTTGGAAGATTGCGCCGCCGCGGACCATATGAGAACGGCACTGAGCGGAAAGCAGGCGAGAACGGCTTTGAGGTTGATTTTCATGGCGGTGATTGAGATCGGGGAAAACGATGGTTGGATGGCGGAAGCACAACTTTCGGTCCGATTGGATGAACCCGGGCGACCGCCCGTGCTTGCAAACGCGGGCAGGTCACTGAATCAACGTTTGTGGGGATTCAACATCTTTTTTTGGCGACGTTGCCGCCTTAAAAAAACAGTTCCGATTTGGTCACAACTATTGCGAACATTTGACTAACCATCGATTTCTTGAAGTTTCAAGTTGAGTGGATTGTACCGCCTGAAAGATGACATCCATTCTCAATATCGGAACGGATATGAAAAAAAACTTTTCCGTCAAAAAGGCAGGATGCCGGCGCCCTCATCGTCCGCAACACCCGAGAGTCTCAATGGCCCCGAGCATCGACCTCCGCATTCCAATTCGGAAATTTCCAGAGCTCTTCTCCCTTCACAGACCCTCGCAAACCAAGATATGCCAATAGGCTCCCGTGAATGTTATGCCTCGAAACCCGCCCCCGGGAAACATGAAGACGAGATCGACGTGAACGCCGCCCATCGGAGTGGTATTTGAAACCTGCGGCTCCGTCCTCCCCGCCCATTCCCGGGTTGACGTGATTGTCGAAAAACGGGGAGCGATCGCTTTCCTGCATGCCACCTGCCAGACGTTTCACGTGGAAATTACGAGCGTTGGAAATTGAGCCGAGACCACATGCAACTTATTCTTTATCACCGAATAAATCGGAAGCTTCCCCATCTCGGAAAAAGTGCCGGGAACAGGACTCGAACCTGCACACCTTTCGATACCAGAACCTAAATCTGGCGCGTCTACCAATTCCGCCATCCCGGCTTGCGGGGCGACTCTACCGGGACGCGGGCGCGGGGCAAGCACTCAATGCGAGGCGGTGGCGGGCGTCCCGGGGGATTTCGTCCGCCGGCTGGTTCCACGAAATCTCCAGCACGTGGAAGCTTCCGCCGAGGTGGGCGGGGTGGGTGAGCGTCTGGAACTGGCGGAGCGCCGCGAGATCCGGGTTTCCTTCCAGCGAGAGCAGCCAGTCACGCCCGTTTTCCGTGAGCCATGATCCCTGGTTCTTGAAAACGAGGGGCTTGCCGCCCAGGTCGAGCGCGGCTTCGGCGACGGCGGTGAAGTCCACGTGCGCGGTGATGTCGATTTCCCCGGGCCTCTCGAACGGGTCTTCCGCGGCGCGGTGGTTGGAAAAGGTGCGCAGCGTGCCGGCTTTCCGCTCCGGCAGGTAATACTCGGGCCGGGCGAATCCGTAGTCCGGCCAGATCATGAGGCCGGAGGAAAGGCCGCGGGCGAGCGGCGCGAGGAAGTCACGAAAGTTCGTGCGGACTTCGGTGCGGTAGCCATCCGGGAAATCCGTGCCGAGTCCGGCGAGCGCCGTGAGCAGGGTGGCATCCGTGATTTCATGGTCGGTCCCCCAGGTGAAAATTCCGTCCGGCCCCTTGGCGACGCGGCACTCGCGCCAGCCGCCGGATTTCCGTTCGACGACGTGGAACGGCAGCGCGTCGAGCAATTCGTTTCCGAAGGCGATGCCCGGCAGGGGATCGGTGGCAAGCTCTCCGGCGTCTGAAATGAAGCGCGTCTTTTCCGAAAAGGCCGCGAGCGTTTCGCGCTGGGCCGCCTGGAGCCGCGCGAGAGGCTCGGGGATCACGTATTCCAGCGAGGAAAACGCCACGGGATGGATCCGGGAAATCTCCCCGAGCACGTCGCCCGCGAGGGTCCCGTCGTGTGCGCCGCATTCGATGATCCGCCAGCGGCCGGGCGATCCCAATTTCTCCCACTCGCGGAGGAAACGCCGGGCGAGCAGGCGGCCGAAGAGCGGTCCGACGCTGACGCTGGTGAAGAAATCCCCGCCACGCCCGACCTGGCGGGTGCCGCGTGAATAATAGCCGAGCCCGGGTTCGTAGAGGGCGAGTGCCATGAAATCCACGAACCGCAGAGGCCCCTCGTCCGCGATCTTTTCATGCAGAACCGCTTCCAACGAAGGGGTTGCGGGCGGCGTTTCGTTCCGGTAGGGTGTCGCACGCTTTACCGCTCGAAGTGGCGGTGATGAATCAGGATCAGGCATGGCTAAAATTCAAAATTCGAATCGGAAGAGGAAGAACAGTAAGCCTTGGTTCTTCATGCGTAAAGGCTTCTGGCTCACGCTCATCCTGCTGGGCATCATCGGTGCCGTCTCGGGCGGGATCTTCGCCGAGGCCTATACCCGCGACTACCGCCTCCGCGCGGGCACCTATGATCTGGAGCGCATCAACGAGCTGGAAGAGCCGAGCATCATCCTGGACCGGAATGGCAAGGAGATCGGCCGCATCTTCGTGCAGAACCGCAGCGTGATCCCGATCGAGCAGGTGCCGGAGATTTTCATCAAGACGCTGCGGGCCGGAGAGGACTCGCGGTTCCTCACGCACCATGGTGTGGACTACATCGGCATCGTGCGGGCCGGAATCCTGAACGCGCAGGGCGGGAACCAGGGGGCCAGCACCATCACCCAGCAGCTCGCGAGGAATGCCTACAATCTCAAGGAGGAAGCGAAGCAGCGCAAGGAAACGACCATCCAGCGGAAGCTGGTGGAGGCCTTCCTCGCCCGCCGCATCGAGGACCGGTATACCAAGGAGCAGATCCTCAATTTCTACCTGAACCGCATCTACTTCGGCAGCGGATTCTACGGCATCCGCTCGGCATCGCTGGGGTATTTCGGCAAGGAGCCGATGAAGCTGACCACCGAGGAATGCGCGTCGCTGGTCACCCTGATCAAGAACCCGAACGCCCGCTCCCCGCTGAACAATCCGGAGGTGAACCGCACCGGCCGGAACTACGTGCTCGGCCGGATGCGCGAGGAGGGCTTTATCTCCTCGTCCGAGCTCGCCCGC from Luteolibacter yonseiensis includes these protein-coding regions:
- a CDS encoding RHS repeat-associated core domain-containing protein encodes the protein MSDHVSLPKKALAVFLNFAFLLNQVYAAVPSQWRVVQPDWWSDSDTLVVDPGMGAPVNYGLANIGQAKWMVSQALKALEATAPGTATAIRADLSGIVDLAVPSPITQEWRDKQNSVLLVGQLKALATPFYTRLNQVAPAWLDKESASPSELGQLQLNGTKDTAAGAENHYLPWSLASGDDKNKAIATIGQLKAVFSLRFEHLLNIDSDGDGMTDLWEVGNGSNPNLYDRNSIKPGTSDSFYNLYLRSLGVGSEGYASAPPPGLGTIPGLTLEEEAPHRPVTALKGSLSVGADGSANYSIPIDIPKGTAGMEPKLSLSYSSGAGNGVMGVGWSLGGLQRITRGPSSVAKDGFYDPMNFDVQGDGGTKDRFFLDGERLICVEGVYGAAGSVYRTEIDSFARITAVGAGPSSWKMETKAGLIVTLGATTNSKLSLGSGPVAWCVDKVSDTLGNYYTVDYLRDDPLSANFDFTDHRVSTIKYTGNANGLAPYCSIDFTYEDRPDISRSFSAYSGSRMTLRLAKIRVKTGGYVNHDYVLEYEVSDQSRRSMLTNVMKFMNGGRWVEPTRFVYDGLQDSDPLWKNPGATSVPTYSDGLDASDEVNSMVSTYDGNTSIRLAGDAARAYKIPDTTIYPDTRITFEVSSGGLDTGAFIGLDGDATYQSSDAAAFCRIGGDGSTVKMADGVNFPGNGQSRTYNSSENWKTITLTPGADGVTGVKKYLVLMCVDNDVDNGVDSVAFRNVKIYRSGSQTPANVAAVAFETDTQLPRFTNEDGEDLGVTSLDLDSDGLPDLADWRVVDYLRNPDDSLTAKTYGRVYRNTGDGFVVGEGNRPPGYLPLGTRHDDGDGYDYNEKHHLLAQPTDIDGDGDLDLMGSVNLKTSSDESYLKNEYTFYSFDGTAWIEKTGWKLPFYMDNTSSSAPDGGSKRDEHFQWVDLNSDGYQDLVVHTTDRGRLYDLATGTQLLDPDSNDDLGESFAFINNGKAGPGWTRDNKRYLPVPLMEDGKDVGRRILDLDGDGIPEIAQSRYESGTLVRRNHFLMSSGSYFWTAATTSHLKDLPTGLVLSNDNPSDALLVDLNGDGLTDMLRSCENKDGFDARAWMNRGTRAWDSETDPGGDAYAQLSSYRFPYPLHFESDMDNSNWRIPHGFEMADLNGDGLVDVLYSDENNPETSGSDNLAFLNTGDGWKAKETWGVPSSVPRIYTSESERKDRKRHCRLQDVNGDGFPDLITGLLGGTPQVWYNNCRPEVLISVTDGLTSELKVDYKRLNDPTPIAGFDNHRVYEKGDSALPAGQSRVIDSRLVVSSYSEPDGRNGRRVRYQRYGDLRYDRYNESSLGFGWIEAKDGLNSQITRTETHRSFPFGGSPIWTQTWALVGAGDMAPTVPAIGTVPTGKRLLSEETAEYSQMPSSSGVGGTVRRPVQTKSVKTLYDLAGTKVSQTTTTQAVGDFDPYGFVNKSTVASLDGTQVVTQSAYDNLTTSGRWYLGRLRTTTVTKSGGGRPTLVKNSAFDYYETTHGLLKTETIEPGSPLASTKTYTYDTSGNITATSVTGSGITRTSTSEYDSRRRFVTSESNQLNHTVRYRYDQQSALLRSTTDINGLTTRFEYDLYGTRVLTRHPDGTKTGESTGYYNNDPEKDPTPLPSTVLSYLNAPGEINPVGIRYYRATQTSGSPVAIVYLDPYGREVATATTILRSFVGGLSSYSKIYTVTRYDSLGRKVYITEPFAAGEVPRFTAIRYDVVGRVLSTTHPDLTTDQVETFSTVADLVNPLSYSLSKTSDGRYLQRWEDQHGRMVQSCDASGLVTRFIHDQEGRVATVELGGTEVLRNQFDIFGNKYQVWETNSGTSSSAYNAFGEVTSSTNANGKVTNYFYDVLGRVERVQKPDGEGDYYTFYDQALGAGKGKPWKTTGPDHYQETVAYDSLGRPGVATKTQVAPGQTLPETSSTITYYDALGRVSSETDAGGLTIVHTYDSTWSFPTKLTIGPGMPGAGKDLWKAGEYDSRGRATSQFLAQDVATTSTYHPVKDQLATLTASRAGTNLQSKAYTWYDNKNLWTRTDVLKSLSETFEYDNLNRLTKTTSSGSGVPPVAIYGYAANGNLESRPGATLTYAGTRPHAVSSATIKGFTRNYVYDDAGYVKNDGRREYKWTSFGQLKELKYASAPALQDLNGVQIYAAGGQVESKFSFDAGGNRAGQLKERLAADDSRLLEETLYLGSYEREIHSSKASSGATPVITRTVHRHNIGGFAVYTRTVKPGIPVETKLTTILKDHLGSTDVLLTGTWNGTDFASQTIEEQSFDPWGERRAAGNLNNFRTSDSSAFRTSARDYDRGYTGHEQLDDSGLIHMNGRLYDPELGRMLSPDPYVQVPEYSQNFNRYSYVMNNPLNMTDPSGFSWLSKAFKSVGNWLKENWRTVVVIVVAAVLTIVSAGTLSGFGAALYASAAGVAATSTAATLAGYAFAGAAIGAVTGGLGAALAGGNLGDVLRGAMIGGISGALTGAMHMVGGTANLDALNIAGHGVIGGASNVAMGGKFEDGFLSAAASAATTVSGLTDPGSEVGANLKFTGRTAVASIAGGTASVLGGGKFANGATTGAMSHLLNAEAPRIGARLTYYVKERMLTFYNPENDDAAVFRMNSGAGDYRTGRLSTEEYPDMTNDPDYEGFRALGSTGPAGPLPRGEYRIGANDAKKAGYKTFALYPQDDTPSDLFIKVRNPRTGLMNSRSEFLIHLGTPGGIGCIVVPNPGGTGAPTFERFLNYMERVKPSGSTYGYVKVVGSMYD
- a CDS encoding class I SAM-dependent methyltransferase, which gives rise to MPDPDSSPPLRAVKRATPYRNETPPATPSLEAVLHEKIADEGPLRFVDFMALALYEPGLGYYSRGTRQVGRGGDFFTSVSVGPLFGRLLARRFLREWEKLGSPGRWRIIECGAHDGTLAGDVLGEISRIHPVAFSSLEYVIPEPLARLQAAQRETLAAFSEKTRFISDAGELATDPLPGIAFGNELLDALPFHVVERKSGGWRECRVAKGPDGIFTWGTDHEITDATLLTALAGLGTDFPDGYRTEVRTNFRDFLAPLARGLSSGLMIWPDYGFARPEYYLPERKAGTLRTFSNHRAAEDPFERPGEIDITAHVDFTAVAEAALDLGGKPLVFKNQGSWLTENGRDWLLSLEGNPDLAALRQFQTLTHPAHLGGSFHVLEISWNQPADEIPRDARHRLALSACPAPASR